From a region of the Daphnia pulicaria isolate SC F1-1A chromosome 1, SC_F0-13Bv2, whole genome shotgun sequence genome:
- the LOC124325452 gene encoding uncharacterized protein LOC124325452: MSELLPFSDVQTNQILLIAGYFKREPKKKAGNVTAEYSRILQRKARKYIDEWLMKGVPPVTFDKLARSAPWIFEKFELTKSVVQENISTQPCQSTSKSTPVPGNTTTLNEQHVPENLAIEPMDEDFYLQDPSQEDTSYNKDEIAVHQLTAPQLNAAENPRRTTHQHNYSAR; encoded by the exons atgtccGAGTTGTTACCGTTCAGTGATGTTCAAACTAATCAAATACTGTTGATTGCTGGATACTTTAAACGTGAGCCCAAGAAGAAGGCTGGTAACGTAACAGCGGAATATTCAAGAATCTTACAAAGAAAAGCACGAAAGTACATCGACGAGTGGCTTATGAAAGGTGTCCCACCAGTTACGTTTGATAAATTAGCAAGATCAGCTCCATggatttttgaaaagtttgaGTTGACAAAGTCAGTAGTTCAAGAAAACATATCCACCCAGCCATGTCAATCGACATCAAAGTCAACACCTGTTCCAGGAAACACAACTACACTTAATG AGCAACACGTTCCAGAAAATTTGGCAATAGAACCGATGGATGAAGATTTCTATCTACAAGATCCATCTCAAGAAGACACTTCAtacaataaagacgaaattgcGGTGCATCAACTGACTGCTCCACAACTCAATGCTGCTGAAAACCCTCGTCGAACGACCCATCAACACAATTATAGTGCGAGGTAA
- the LOC124324352 gene encoding uncharacterized protein LOC124324352: MEYDIHAISNQTKAVKFTKAIKAAKAAANGQPILSDAFISDTDRILGRGLRKAAQKRPWEEKVSGKGKERRTNNNSLIETPSSSSNLNPAVSIRTQSLRSCQSNTPFDFENFPTNLNVGACVGNITTNSELVSLNNSSMPVPNAAVPAPHGSSGGGSSIIRPSVIPSPQPHDVGTRTEAALCGAINKASGMVNNGAPLPSTSHVQDEEEQNRNNNYIQGSNGFQLVPTQLSRTKQLQ, encoded by the exons ATGGAATATGATATTCATGCCATTTCAAACCAAACCAAGGCTG TTAAATTTACGAAAGCAATAAAGGCCGCCAAAGCTGCAGCTAATGGTCAACCCATACTGTCAGACGCTTTTATTTCCGACACTGATCGTATTTTGGGCAGAGGATTAAGGAAGGCAGCTCAAAAGCGTCCATGGGAAGAGAAGGTTTCCGGAAAAGGCaaggagagaagaacgaaTAATAATTCTCTAATAGAGACACCATCGTCCAGCTCCAACCTCAATCCAGCTGTTTCCATCAGGACTCAAAGCTTAAGATCTTGTCAGTCGAACACCCCGTTTGATTTCGAAAATTTCCCAACGAACTTAAATGTTGGAGCTTGTGTGGGCAACATCACCACCAACTCTGAGTTGGTTTCATTGAACAACTCATCCATGCCAGTTCCGAATGCAGCTGTACCGGCGCCCCATGGTAGCAGTGGTGGCGGCAGCAGTATTATTCGTCCGTCCGTTATTCCTAGTCCACAACCGCATGATGTTGGCACAAGAACTGAAGCAGCATTATGTGGAGCTATTAACAAAGCAAGTGGAATGGTCAACAATGGAGCACCTTTACCGTCTACAa GCCACGTacaagatgaagaagagcAGAATCGGAATAATAATTATATTCAGGGTTCCAACGGGTTCCAACTGGTTCCAACACAGCTCTCTCGGACAAAACAATTGCAATAA